A region from the Chroogloeocystis siderophila 5.2 s.c.1 genome encodes:
- a CDS encoding EAL domain-containing protein, producing the protein MKLKQKLICAFLGTSFLLGVTSSISLLNNIRVRYSINQVTKSSLEEFANSNEVSLVLQKIQATLRELLEEKHHSSYQTDKTEETQTRIINLKKTVLQDLSKVSGHIDLSKQATTQGIKLAAIDVKKRLKEEEKLEDLEEIESRVLGYENNIIHLFSLANQDIELAASFFEEELEPHFETQLVPLIVEYNHDARGELLTEVQQVQGALNRANKLILFSTALAFSSALGLGSFISSSIAKPLIKLTQAANRVGEGETSTRVNIKNQDEIGILAAAFNQMLDDLNTTMVSKSYLDSIIEFMADALIVLDTNLVILRVNLATAKILETCPDKIIEKSIKALFPQEEKLERLSIQEILSRGKIEILATYWLTNTGKQKPISFSATAMYNQQGKLQGIVCVAQDITERKQSQERLTKINECFLSFGTDPTANINRLTALCGELLGAVGASYYQLEKAKVCLVGQWQIASEDKLEVNSPESVFEQLIQQCCEDRYVGHDSQKSHEANIHLKILTKKAKTYICQAVKCKETIVGALCAYQHNLTLTEADKKIIGIIAAAIGVEEQRREIQEALRESDERYALATSGTNDGLWDWDLNTNEVYFSPRWKSMLGYQEREIGNTVEDWFNLVHLQDIDHLKAAIASHLQAQTPQLEKEYRILHKDGAYRWMLSRGLAVRDRDGKPYRLAGSQADITASKAAETELLHQVFHDALTGLPNRLLFTEQLEQSIERVRQQEDYSFAVLFLDLDRFKVVNDSLGHLIGDQLLIAIARRLKMCVRPEDIVARLGGDEFTILLENIRKVEDATQIAERIQNALALPFNFEGHEVFTSASIGIAFSTTGYEKPEDLLRDADTTMYRAKGLGKARYAVFDTSMHAQAVALLQMETYLRRAVERQEFQLHYQPIVNLKTRELVGFEALIRLWHAERGFISPAEFIPVAEETGLIIQIGTWVLREACRQMYEWQQKFTAARNLKMSVNISPKQFRQLDLVTQVEQNLRETGLNARDLKLEITESTLVENADLVASMLKEMQALGIGLSIDDFGTGYSSLSYLHRFAIDTLKIDKSFIKDFNTDGEKSKIVNTVIVLAENLGIDVIAEGVETAEQAYLLQELKCQFGQGFLFSRPLDAQATEALIAAKLECMWV; encoded by the coding sequence ATGAAACTCAAGCAAAAATTAATTTGTGCTTTTTTAGGTACTTCTTTCTTGTTGGGAGTGACTAGTAGTATTTCTTTATTAAATAATATAAGAGTTAGATATAGTATTAACCAAGTAACAAAAAGCTCTTTAGAAGAATTCGCTAACTCGAATGAAGTTTCGCTAGTATTACAAAAAATACAAGCTACATTACGAGAATTATTAGAGGAAAAACATCACAGTAGTTATCAGACAGACAAAACAGAAGAAACTCAAACTAGAATAATCAATCTCAAGAAAACAGTACTACAAGATTTATCAAAAGTTAGTGGTCATATAGATCTAAGTAAGCAAGCAACTACCCAAGGAATTAAACTTGCTGCCATAGACGTAAAAAAGCGTTTAAAAGAAGAGGAAAAACTAGAAGATTTAGAAGAAATTGAATCTAGGGTTTTAGGGTACGAAAATAATATCATTCATTTATTTAGTTTGGCTAATCAAGATATTGAATTAGCTGCCAGTTTTTTTGAAGAAGAATTAGAACCTCACTTTGAAACACAGCTAGTACCTCTAATTGTGGAATATAATCACGATGCAAGAGGAGAACTTTTAACCGAAGTTCAACAAGTTCAAGGAGCGCTCAATCGAGCAAATAAACTTATACTTTTCTCAACAGCTTTGGCTTTTTCTTCTGCACTTGGCTTAGGGTCTTTTATTTCCAGTTCAATTGCTAAACCATTAATTAAACTTACTCAAGCAGCAAATAGAGTAGGTGAAGGAGAGACTTCTACAAGAGTAAATATCAAAAATCAAGATGAAATAGGTATTTTGGCTGCTGCTTTTAATCAAATGCTAGATGATTTGAATACTACGATGGTATCTAAATCTTATCTAGATAGTATCATTGAATTCATGGCAGATGCTTTGATTGTTTTAGATACTAACTTAGTAATTCTTAGAGTTAATTTAGCTACAGCTAAAATTTTAGAAACTTGCCCAGATAAAATTATTGAAAAATCAATAAAAGCTTTATTTCCACAAGAAGAAAAACTTGAAAGATTAAGTATTCAAGAAATTTTAAGTAGGGGAAAGATAGAAATCTTGGCAACGTACTGGCTGACAAATACAGGCAAACAGAAACCTATATCGTTTTCAGCTACAGCCATGTACAATCAGCAAGGTAAACTACAAGGAATAGTTTGTGTAGCACAAGATATAACAGAGCGCAAGCAAAGTCAAGAAAGACTGACGAAGATTAACGAATGTTTTTTGAGTTTCGGTACAGATCCAACAGCAAATATTAATCGACTAACGGCGCTTTGTGGTGAACTTTTAGGCGCAGTTGGTGCTAGTTATTATCAGCTAGAAAAGGCAAAAGTTTGTTTAGTAGGACAATGGCAAATTGCATCAGAAGACAAGCTTGAGGTTAATTCACCCGAAAGTGTTTTTGAGCAGTTGATTCAACAATGCTGTGAAGATCGTTATGTGGGTCACGATTCACAAAAATCACATGAAGCCAACATACATCTAAAGATATTAACTAAAAAAGCCAAAACTTATATATGTCAAGCGGTCAAATGTAAAGAGACGATTGTTGGTGCGCTGTGTGCATATCAGCACAATTTGACTTTAACTGAAGCGGATAAAAAAATTATTGGGATTATTGCCGCAGCAATTGGAGTTGAAGAACAACGCCGAGAAATTCAGGAAGCTTTACGTGAAAGCGACGAAAGGTATGCGCTAGCCACGAGTGGTACTAACGATGGATTGTGGGATTGGGATTTAAATACAAATGAAGTTTATTTTTCTCCGCGTTGGAAATCGATGTTGGGCTATCAGGAAAGAGAAATTGGTAACACGGTAGAAGACTGGTTTAATTTGGTGCATTTACAAGACATTGACCACCTAAAAGCGGCGATCGCATCGCATTTACAAGCACAAACACCACAACTAGAAAAAGAATACCGGATTTTACACAAAGATGGTGCTTATCGTTGGATGCTCAGTCGCGGATTAGCGGTACGCGATCGCGATGGTAAACCTTATCGCCTCGCAGGTTCGCAAGCTGATATTACCGCCAGCAAAGCCGCAGAAACCGAATTGTTGCATCAAGTTTTTCATGATGCTTTAACCGGATTACCGAATCGCCTCTTGTTCACCGAACAGTTAGAGCAAAGCATAGAACGTGTCCGCCAGCAAGAAGATTATTCGTTTGCGGTGTTATTTTTAGATCTTGACCGCTTCAAGGTTGTCAATGATAGTCTTGGTCATTTGATTGGCGATCAGCTATTGATTGCGATCGCGCGTCGCCTCAAAATGTGCGTGCGTCCTGAAGATATCGTTGCGCGCCTTGGTGGTGACGAATTTACCATCTTACTAGAAAATATTCGTAAAGTAGAAGATGCCACGCAAATTGCCGAACGCATTCAAAACGCATTAGCTTTGCCATTTAACTTTGAAGGACACGAAGTTTTTACCTCAGCAAGTATTGGCATTGCTTTTAGTACGACAGGTTACGAAAAACCCGAAGATTTATTGCGAGATGCTGATACAACTATGTACCGTGCCAAAGGATTGGGTAAAGCACGATACGCCGTTTTTGATACGAGTATGCACGCTCAAGCCGTGGCACTGTTACAAATGGAAACGTATCTCCGCCGCGCCGTAGAACGTCAAGAATTTCAGCTTCACTATCAACCGATCGTTAATTTAAAAACGCGAGAGTTAGTCGGTTTTGAAGCACTCATCCGTCTTTGGCACGCAGAACGCGGGTTCATTTCTCCAGCAGAATTTATTCCTGTGGCGGAGGAAACTGGCTTAATTATTCAAATTGGTACCTGGGTACTGCGCGAAGCTTGTCGTCAAATGTATGAATGGCAGCAGAAATTTACTGCGGCGCGCAATTTAAAAATGAGTGTCAATATATCGCCCAAACAATTTCGCCAGCTTGATTTAGTAACGCAAGTCGAGCAAAATTTGCGAGAAACAGGACTCAACGCCCGCGATTTAAAGCTAGAAATTACCGAAAGTACGCTTGTCGAAAATGCTGATTTAGTTGCAAGCATGTTGAAAGAAATGCAAGCTTTAGGAATTGGTTTATCAATTGATGATTTTGGAACTGGGTACTCATCATTAAGCTATTTACACCGCTTTGCAATTGATACCTTAAAAATTGATAAATCCTTTATTAAGGACTTTAATACTGATGGGGAAAAAAGCAAAATTGTTAATACAGTGATCGTTCTGGCAGAGAATTTGGGCATTGATGTTATTGCCGAAGGTGTAGAAACTGCTGAACAAGCCTATCTTCTTCAAGAACTTAAGTGTCAATTTGGGCAAGGCTTTTTATTTTCGCGTCCACTCGACGCGCAAGCAACCGAAGCTTTAATTGCTGCAAAATTAGAATGTATGTGGGTGTAG
- the purC gene encoding phosphoribosylaminoimidazolesuccinocarboxamide synthase — MSVAKNLLYEGKAKIIYTTDEPEILLAHYKDDATAFNAQKRGKIVGKGEINCKISQALFQYLEARGIRTHFIDCPAPNQMRVMRVKILPLEVVVRNIAAGSLCQQTGLPLGTLLKQPLVEFYYKNDQLGDPLLTRDRLLLMELATPDELDQLQQQALQINRYLSEFFQSCGITLVDFKLEFGLDTQGTIRLADEISPDTCRLWNSADTDPNNRVMDKDRFRRDLGNVENAYQQVLERIQLRGQESEVRGQGN, encoded by the coding sequence ATGTCTGTCGCGAAAAACTTGCTTTACGAAGGCAAAGCGAAAATCATTTACACAACCGATGAGCCAGAAATTTTACTGGCACATTATAAAGATGATGCTACGGCTTTTAATGCTCAAAAGCGTGGCAAAATTGTGGGAAAAGGCGAGATTAACTGCAAAATCTCTCAAGCATTATTTCAGTATTTAGAAGCGCGCGGCATTCGCACTCATTTCATTGACTGCCCAGCACCGAATCAGATGCGGGTGATGCGAGTGAAAATCTTGCCTTTAGAAGTTGTTGTCAGGAACATTGCTGCTGGTAGTCTCTGTCAACAAACAGGGTTGCCACTCGGTACCCTTTTGAAACAGCCATTAGTGGAGTTTTACTATAAAAATGACCAACTGGGAGATCCGCTGTTGACACGCGATCGCTTGTTACTGATGGAATTAGCAACTCCTGATGAGCTAGACCAATTACAGCAGCAAGCATTGCAAATTAATCGTTATCTCTCAGAGTTTTTTCAAAGCTGCGGCATAACCTTGGTAGACTTCAAGCTAGAGTTTGGCTTGGATACCCAAGGCACAATTCGATTAGCCGACGAAATCAGTCCTGATACCTGCCGTCTCTGGAACTCCGCAGACACCGATCCTAACAACCGCGTCATGGATAAAGACCGCTTCCGCCGCGACTTAGGAAATGTGGAAAACGCTTACCAACAAGTTTTAGAACGGATTCAACTGAGAGGTCAGGAGTCAGAGGTCAGAGGTCAGGGAAATTAG
- a CDS encoding BamA/TamA family outer membrane protein — protein sequence MRISPFWAATVAIAAPLSLTVPAAGQTVDPSQIKSGSQPPQMAQAPISATGVVVETKTEQRQHKAKLLLGQTPVTPTIPNQTNEQAPSPAPQPQPSPVFPSPNIQGVPATPPQQPVPVTPPPGAGGVPRQETPNRLQVPITPEAPLDTPPGEESVPAPATPPQPVPLPEGVQPEVAPPVTPQPETQPEATPPDTAPQVLVSEVVVSAETGVLDPELENQVYQAVRTVPGRTTTRTQLQEDINAIFATGFFSNVRAEPTDTPLGVRVTFIVQPNPVLRSVQVQANPGTNVPSVLPAEVVNNIFQPQYGRILNLRQLQEGIQQLNRWYQDNGYVLAQVVAAPQVSADGVVTLEVAEGVVEDIQVRFISEGEATDDEGRPIEGRTRDFIITRELALRPGQVFNRTVVQQDLQRVFGLGLFEDVNVSLNPGQDPRQVVVVVNVDERNSGSIAAGAGFSSASGLFGTLSYQEQNLGGNNQKVGAELQVGQREVLFDVRFTDPWIAGDPFRTSYTVNAFRRRSISLVFDSSDEQFEVINNDGELLGDRPRVLRLGGGVTFTRPLSRNPLERSEWTASAGLEYQRISIRDSDGDLRPQGQVGPDGEPTDLSFSGTGIDDLLTLQVGLVRDRRNNVLRPTAGSLLRFGVEQSVPIGSGSILLNRLRGSYSQYLPVNFTNFAEGPETLAFNIQAGTVLGDLPPYEAFALGGVNSVRGFNEGDLGTGRSFVQATAEYRFPIFSVVGGALFVDVASDLGTGENVPGNPAGQLDKPGSGFGYGIGLRVQSPLGPLRIDYGFNSEGDNRLHFGIGERF from the coding sequence ATGCGTATATCCCCTTTTTGGGCAGCAACAGTAGCGATCGCTGCTCCGTTAAGCTTAACAGTTCCGGCTGCGGGACAAACGGTAGATCCATCTCAAATCAAATCAGGATCTCAGCCACCACAAATGGCACAAGCGCCAATTTCAGCAACAGGTGTTGTTGTCGAAACAAAGACGGAACAACGACAACACAAGGCAAAGTTGCTCCTCGGACAAACGCCCGTAACTCCAACAATACCAAATCAAACAAACGAGCAAGCACCAAGCCCTGCGCCGCAGCCACAACCATCGCCAGTATTTCCGTCGCCGAATATTCAGGGAGTTCCAGCAACTCCACCGCAACAGCCAGTTCCAGTAACTCCGCCTCCAGGTGCAGGAGGAGTACCGCGCCAAGAAACACCAAATCGCCTACAAGTGCCGATTACTCCAGAAGCACCGCTAGATACACCACCAGGTGAAGAGAGTGTTCCAGCACCTGCAACGCCTCCGCAACCGGTTCCCCTACCCGAAGGAGTGCAACCGGAAGTCGCCCCACCAGTAACACCCCAGCCAGAAACGCAACCAGAAGCCACCCCACCAGATACCGCGCCACAAGTTCTTGTTTCTGAAGTTGTTGTGAGTGCAGAAACGGGAGTATTAGATCCTGAACTAGAAAATCAAGTTTATCAAGCAGTGCGTACGGTTCCAGGAAGGACAACAACACGCACGCAGTTACAAGAAGATATTAATGCGATCTTCGCGACAGGTTTCTTCTCGAACGTCCGTGCAGAACCCACAGACACGCCCTTGGGAGTTCGCGTTACATTTATTGTGCAACCTAACCCAGTTTTACGCTCGGTGCAAGTGCAAGCTAACCCAGGTACTAATGTTCCTTCGGTGTTGCCAGCGGAGGTTGTCAATAATATCTTTCAGCCGCAGTACGGCAGAATTTTGAATTTGCGGCAGCTACAAGAAGGAATTCAGCAGTTAAACCGCTGGTATCAAGATAATGGTTATGTTTTGGCACAAGTTGTGGCAGCGCCGCAAGTTTCCGCCGATGGAGTGGTCACGCTGGAAGTCGCTGAAGGTGTTGTCGAAGATATTCAAGTTCGCTTTATTAGCGAAGGCGAAGCAACAGACGATGAAGGACGACCCATTGAAGGTCGGACGCGTGATTTTATCATTACCCGCGAATTAGCACTGCGACCAGGACAAGTTTTTAACCGCACGGTAGTGCAACAAGATTTGCAGCGCGTCTTTGGTTTGGGTTTGTTTGAAGACGTTAATGTTTCTTTAAACCCTGGTCAAGACCCACGACAAGTTGTCGTTGTTGTTAATGTGGATGAACGTAATAGTGGTTCGATTGCGGCTGGTGCTGGTTTTAGCTCAGCGAGTGGCTTGTTTGGTACATTGAGTTACCAAGAACAAAACTTGGGTGGGAACAACCAAAAAGTTGGCGCCGAATTACAAGTAGGACAGCGCGAAGTCTTGTTCGATGTCCGCTTTACTGATCCTTGGATTGCGGGAGATCCATTTCGTACTTCGTATACCGTGAATGCCTTCCGTCGCCGCTCGATTTCTTTGGTGTTTGATAGTAGTGACGAGCAGTTTGAAGTTATCAATAATGACGGTGAGCTTTTAGGCGATCGCCCCCGTGTATTACGCCTCGGTGGTGGCGTGACATTTACGCGTCCTTTATCACGAAATCCGCTAGAAAGATCCGAATGGACCGCCTCAGCTGGGTTGGAATATCAAAGAATTTCGATTCGCGATTCCGATGGCGATTTAAGACCACAAGGACAGGTAGGACCTGATGGCGAACCAACTGACCTTAGTTTTTCGGGTACAGGAATTGATGACTTGTTGACTTTGCAAGTTGGATTAGTGCGCGATCGCCGCAATAACGTATTGCGCCCGACGGCTGGTTCACTACTGCGGTTTGGGGTTGAGCAATCGGTTCCCATCGGTTCAGGAAGTATCTTGCTCAATCGCCTACGCGGCAGCTATAGTCAATACCTACCAGTCAACTTTACTAACTTCGCCGAAGGACCCGAAACCCTCGCGTTTAATATCCAAGCGGGAACTGTTCTAGGCGACCTACCACCGTATGAAGCTTTTGCGTTAGGAGGTGTAAACTCGGTACGAGGTTTTAACGAAGGCGATTTGGGAACTGGTCGCAGTTTTGTACAAGCCACTGCGGAGTATCGATTCCCCATTTTCTCCGTCGTTGGCGGTGCGTTATTCGTTGATGTCGCCTCAGATTTAGGTACAGGTGAGAATGTACCTGGAAACCCAGCCGGACAACTCGATAAACCTGGTAGTGGTTTTGGCTATGGTATCGGTTTGCGCGTTCAGTCTCCACTAGGACCACTGCGGATTGACTACGGTTTCAATAGCGAAGGTGACAATCGCCTGCACTTTGGGATTGGCGAACGCTTCTAA
- the lpxC gene encoding UDP-3-O-acyl-N-acetylglucosamine deacetylase has translation MNTQLTTNQTTPSSPENQSPASLQHTVAGEIQQSGVGLHSGEKTSVRLLPAPVGAGRYFVRMDLPHQPAIAAAVSSVNQTVLSTQLSQEDATVRTVEHLLAALAAMGIDNVRIEIDGAEVPLLDGSAALWVEAIAQVGVVAQGESRVAPAAISEPIWVRHDDAFVAALPASEIRFTYGIDFELPAIGNQWYSWSPGKAIAATLTSSFATEIAPARTFGLAHQIDFLQQQGLIKGGSLENALVCGQEGWINPPLRFANEPVRHKILDLVGDLSLLGNLPTAHFFAYKASHNLHIQLAQKILASH, from the coding sequence ATGAATACACAGTTAACGACGAATCAGACAACACCTAGTAGCCCTGAGAATCAATCTCCAGCGTCCTTACAGCACACTGTAGCAGGTGAAATTCAGCAGTCAGGAGTGGGGTTACATAGTGGTGAAAAAACCTCTGTGCGACTGCTTCCGGCACCGGTAGGCGCTGGGCGTTACTTTGTCCGCATGGACTTGCCCCATCAACCCGCGATCGCGGCGGCGGTGAGTTCTGTTAATCAAACCGTGCTTTCGACCCAATTAAGTCAAGAAGACGCGACGGTGCGCACCGTAGAGCATCTATTGGCAGCGCTAGCAGCTATGGGGATAGATAACGTCCGCATCGAAATTGACGGGGCAGAAGTGCCCTTACTCGATGGTTCAGCAGCATTATGGGTAGAGGCGATCGCCCAAGTTGGTGTTGTCGCTCAAGGTGAATCCCGCGTCGCTCCTGCGGCAATTTCAGAACCAATTTGGGTACGTCATGATGATGCTTTTGTTGCCGCATTACCCGCATCTGAAATCCGTTTTACCTACGGAATTGATTTTGAATTACCTGCGATTGGGAATCAGTGGTACAGTTGGTCTCCAGGAAAGGCGATCGCAGCAACATTAACGTCAAGCTTTGCTACAGAAATTGCCCCTGCACGTACTTTTGGTTTAGCGCATCAGATTGATTTTTTGCAGCAGCAAGGTTTAATTAAGGGAGGCAGTCTAGAGAATGCACTCGTTTGCGGTCAAGAAGGATGGATTAATCCGCCTTTGAGATTTGCAAATGAACCAGTGCGTCATAAAATTTTAGACTTAGTGGGAGATTTGAGCTTGTTAGGAAATTTACCAACTGCTCATTTCTTTGCTTACAAAGCAAGCCACAACCTACACATTCAACTTGCCCAAAAGATTTTAGCTTCACACTGA
- the fabZ gene encoding 3-hydroxyacyl-ACP dehydratase FabZ — protein sequence MSTLTPINSSESSTPIAEKHQSPNGATATGKTIFTVEDIQKLLPHRYPFALVDRIIEYIPGERAVGIKNVTFNEPHFQGHFPGRPIMPGVLIVEAMAQVGGVVLTQLPEVEGGLFMFAGIDKVRFRRQVVPGDQLVMRAELLCVKRRRFGKMQARAEVDGQLAAEGELMFSLVD from the coding sequence ATGTCCACCCTCACTCCCATTAACTCCTCCGAATCTTCTACCCCCATTGCTGAAAAGCATCAATCTCCAAATGGTGCAACAGCTACAGGTAAAACAATTTTCACGGTAGAAGATATTCAAAAGTTGTTGCCACATCGCTATCCGTTTGCACTTGTTGATCGCATTATTGAGTATATTCCTGGAGAACGTGCAGTTGGCATCAAAAATGTTACCTTCAATGAACCTCATTTTCAGGGACACTTTCCAGGACGACCAATTATGCCTGGCGTTCTGATTGTCGAAGCAATGGCGCAAGTCGGCGGCGTTGTGTTGACGCAACTCCCCGAAGTCGAAGGCGGCTTGTTTATGTTTGCGGGAATCGACAAAGTGCGGTTCCGCCGTCAAGTCGTTCCTGGCGACCAACTCGTGATGCGCGCGGAACTGTTGTGCGTTAAGCGGCGTCGTTTCGGTAAGATGCAAGCTCGTGCTGAAGTAGACGGTCAACTGGCTGCTGAAGGCGAATTGATGTTTTCCTTGGTGGATTAA